One Gossypium raimondii isolate GPD5lz chromosome 3, ASM2569854v1, whole genome shotgun sequence genomic window carries:
- the LOC105794362 gene encoding uncharacterized protein LOC105794362, giving the protein MSAGVSSPNFLSPAPWQQQVLAQLDLDGEPPNLKRYDLNILKPSSTGTSLGIAKSSCFLHCYCSGAKIMDDESIETRQCVVKMILIKEVSINRKLGRQKPDT; this is encoded by the exons ATGTCTGCTGGTGTTTCTTCACCCAATTTCTTGTCTCCAGCTCCATGGCAGCAACAAGTTTTGGCTCAGCTTGATTTAGATGGAGAACCTCCAAATCTCAAG AGATATGATTTGAATATCCTAAAACCTTCATCAACTGGAACTTCCCTTGGAATTGCCAAGAGTAGCTGCTTTTTGCACTGTTATTGCAGTGGAGCAAAGATAATGGATGATGAGTCTATTGAAACAAG GCAATGTGTAGTgaaaatgatattaataaaaGAAGTTTCGATAAATAGGAAACTGGGGCGTCAAAAGCCAGATACGTGA
- the LOC105794361 gene encoding uncharacterized protein LOC105794361, with protein sequence MQGLWCEGLAIFQSGLSLALEVENMEQKKISSSSSSNNNAVIRDEDEYKGVPIHSQVMKIKQEFEKIKHPSLQQPDMRRVLREITRQRSRSPLGLAERPISVGNS encoded by the coding sequence ATGCAAGGCCTTTGGTGTGAAGGATTAGCAATTTTTCAATCAGGTTTGAGCTTAGCTTTAGAAGTTGAGAATATGGAGCAAAAGAAGatcagcagcagcagcagtAGCAACAACAACGCAGTTATAAGAGATGAGGATGAATATAAAGGTGTACCAATTCATAGCCAAGTCATGAAGATAAAGCAAGAGTTTGAGAAGATCAAGCATCCATCACTGCAGCAGCCAGATATGAGAAGGGTTCTCCGAGAGATTACCAGGCAACGGTCCCGATCCCCTCTAGGATTAGCTGAAAGACCCATATCAGTTGGGAATTCATAG